From Candidatus Pedobacter colombiensis, one genomic window encodes:
- a CDS encoding histidine kinase encodes MNRNFYLANNRILTHILFWIAYILIYTGVHAEGEKGLFYYLLIELQGLPAAMLVAYINLYILFPRYFKTKKYGTYALTATLLLFTASLLHRILIEKYIEPTFYPTTTFREPIFVWYMLLKGMLWILSPVLMFTLVVKIYQQWFQQEQQHQEILKEKLSAELSFLKAQVHPHFLFNTLNNLYALTLESSPAAPKVVLKLSELMSYMLYDSQSSYTSLEKEFKHIQNYIELEQLRYGNRLEVSLNISGDVSAIRLPPFLLIPFIENAFKHGVSDQTDQVWVTVDLKYKSGLLTLKVENSCTNQPEQRETINEADYKKGIGLQNVKRRLELIYPGQHELLIHKETERFTVDLRINNPEHKANE; translated from the coding sequence ATGAATAGAAACTTTTACCTGGCCAACAACCGCATTTTGACGCATATCTTATTCTGGATCGCGTATATCCTGATCTATACGGGTGTACATGCCGAGGGTGAAAAGGGCTTATTCTATTACCTGTTGATCGAGCTCCAGGGGTTACCTGCCGCCATGCTGGTCGCCTATATAAATTTATATATCTTGTTTCCGCGGTATTTCAAGACCAAAAAATATGGAACATATGCATTGACCGCGACCCTGCTATTGTTTACCGCCTCGCTACTACACCGTATACTTATAGAGAAATACATTGAACCCACGTTTTACCCAACAACTACTTTTCGAGAACCCATTTTTGTCTGGTACATGCTCCTGAAAGGAATGCTCTGGATTCTAAGCCCAGTACTGATGTTTACCCTGGTGGTCAAGATCTACCAGCAGTGGTTTCAGCAGGAACAGCAACACCAGGAAATCCTGAAAGAAAAACTCAGCGCCGAACTTAGTTTCCTCAAAGCACAGGTTCATCCCCATTTTTTATTCAATACCCTAAATAACCTGTATGCGCTGACCCTTGAATCCTCGCCAGCAGCACCCAAAGTGGTATTGAAACTATCTGAACTGATGAGCTATATGCTCTATGATTCTCAATCCAGCTACACTTCTCTTGAGAAGGAATTTAAGCACATTCAAAACTACATTGAACTGGAACAGCTCCGCTATGGCAACCGCCTGGAGGTTTCTTTGAACATATCGGGTGACGTTTCTGCGATCAGACTTCCGCCCTTTTTACTGATCCCCTTTATCGAAAATGCCTTTAAACATGGTGTGAGTGATCAAACCGATCAGGTTTGGGTGACCGTAGACCTCAAGTATAAATCCGGTCTTCTCACCTTAAAAGTAGAAAACAGCTGCACAAACCAACCTGAACAACGGGAGACTATAAATGAAGCTGATTACAAAAAAGGAATAGGTCTGCAGAACGTCAAACGCAGGCTGGAACTGATCTATCCAGGCCAGCATGAATTGCTGATCCATAAAGAAACTGAACGATTTACCGTAGACCTTAGAATAAACAACCCTGAGCATAAAGCAAATGAATAA
- a CDS encoding TonB-dependent receptor, translating to MKISSRFILLLMFLQAAWAFGQSGQGRISGRVQDEFGLPLPGTTVSLFHFGDSLRLKAVISDSLGRFLFTDLPLGRFQLRVTVIGFSRYISAPLLINTNHFQAADILIPLAQLATSLQGVTISGRREAVKRQVDRTVVNVDAFISNAGSNALEVLEQAPGVQVSNDQISLKGRQSVTIFIDDKPAYLQGTDLANYLKALPASVLDKVEIMSNPPARYDAAGNGGIINIKLKKTRVTGFSVNVISENIQGRYGRVTQSANLNLRKGRLNLFSNINNFTGAGFTQTQSTRSYGEVKDGGLKSFDQHTFTKVPISRQFGKLGMDYELSPKTTLGLVVAGMNRNQRSNSQINNSQQYLGTPDTLLLGDNRAKTVVNYANVNLNFKQVYDTAGREWTVDADYIRQKQGYSSLNKSITQATVGTSGLNSEEFITSLPSAIDIYSVKSDYVQPIRRQSKLCFGLKSSWAKSNNLADYASILNGVFQPDFDLAQHFVYRERISAVYVNYNNSYKRFSYQLGLRVENSTTRGQQQDQQQALDSTFKRNYFNLFPTLFLTYNPGTGTDHKMTFSYGRRIDRPEYADLNPFAAPRDRFNYQQGNPNLRPQFADNLELSYIFRNMLTLAVFYNHLKDGIEQTLKVIGNSFYQSKDNIGSKQIVGFTMDGSFTVNKWWVINPSFIYNRNYSRTVLNGLHLQVNSDNWHIWTIHQFNFSPGWTAEVSGNYSSAVTYSQFHESPSWFVHAGIGKKFWKDMASIRFNVRDVFYSRVDGQKFNNLNGITGYSRTNWDTRNYALIFSYRFSKGAKVNSNGGKSANNENIPLRIL from the coding sequence ATGAAAATATCCAGCCGTTTTATTTTATTACTCATGTTCTTGCAGGCTGCCTGGGCATTTGGTCAGTCCGGCCAGGGCCGTATTTCAGGTCGGGTTCAAGATGAATTCGGATTGCCCTTGCCCGGAACGACGGTTTCGCTTTTTCATTTTGGGGATTCGCTGCGCCTGAAAGCAGTGATCAGCGATTCGCTCGGGAGGTTTCTTTTTACTGATTTACCATTGGGAAGGTTCCAGCTCAGGGTAACTGTCATTGGATTTTCGCGTTATATCAGTGCACCTTTATTGATTAACACTAACCACTTTCAGGCTGCTGACATATTGATCCCATTGGCCCAGCTGGCCACAAGTCTGCAAGGCGTTACCATCTCCGGCAGAAGGGAGGCGGTGAAACGGCAAGTCGATCGGACAGTAGTCAATGTGGATGCTTTTATCTCCAATGCAGGAAGCAATGCCCTGGAAGTATTGGAACAAGCTCCTGGGGTTCAAGTATCCAATGATCAGATCAGTTTAAAAGGCAGACAGAGCGTGACGATCTTTATTGATGACAAGCCTGCTTATCTGCAGGGAACAGATCTGGCCAATTATTTAAAGGCACTGCCCGCCAGTGTACTTGATAAAGTGGAGATCATGAGTAATCCGCCTGCCCGTTATGATGCAGCAGGTAATGGAGGCATTATTAATATTAAGCTTAAAAAAACAAGGGTAACGGGCTTTAGTGTAAATGTGATTTCTGAAAACATACAGGGGCGTTACGGCAGAGTCACCCAAAGCGCGAATCTTAACCTGCGTAAGGGCAGACTTAACCTCTTTAGTAACATCAATAATTTTACTGGGGCAGGGTTTACCCAGACACAAAGCACCCGAAGCTATGGGGAGGTCAAAGATGGAGGCTTAAAGTCCTTTGATCAGCATACTTTCACTAAAGTCCCTATCTCCAGGCAATTTGGTAAGTTAGGCATGGATTACGAACTTTCCCCTAAGACAACGCTGGGGCTGGTTGTTGCCGGAATGAACAGAAACCAGCGTTCCAATAGCCAGATCAATAATTCACAGCAATACCTCGGAACTCCGGATACGCTGCTGTTGGGAGATAACCGTGCAAAAACAGTCGTTAATTATGCCAATGTGAATTTGAATTTTAAGCAGGTTTATGATACTGCCGGCAGGGAATGGACGGTAGATGCGGATTATATCCGGCAAAAACAAGGTTATTCCTCCTTAAATAAAAGTATCACGCAGGCTACAGTTGGGACTTCGGGTCTTAACTCAGAGGAGTTTATTACCAGTCTTCCTTCTGCAATTGACATTTATTCAGTTAAATCGGATTATGTCCAGCCAATAAGAAGGCAAAGCAAGCTATGTTTCGGTCTGAAATCCAGTTGGGCAAAAAGTAATAATCTTGCGGATTATGCCAGCATCTTAAATGGAGTCTTTCAACCTGATTTTGATCTTGCACAGCATTTTGTATACCGGGAGCGTATCAGCGCAGTTTATGTAAATTACAACAATAGTTACAAGCGTTTTTCCTACCAGCTTGGGCTGAGGGTTGAAAATTCAACCACCAGGGGACAACAGCAGGATCAACAGCAAGCCTTAGACTCGACCTTTAAGAGGAACTATTTTAATTTATTTCCAACGTTGTTCTTAACCTATAACCCGGGCACCGGTACGGATCATAAAATGACATTTTCCTATGGCAGGCGGATCGATAGACCAGAATATGCAGATTTGAATCCCTTTGCTGCACCCAGGGACCGGTTTAATTATCAGCAAGGCAATCCCAATCTGCGTCCGCAGTTTGCTGATAACCTGGAGCTTTCTTATATCTTCAGGAACATGCTGACCCTGGCTGTTTTTTACAATCATTTGAAAGACGGCATAGAGCAGACTTTGAAGGTGATAGGGAATTCTTTTTATCAAAGTAAAGACAATATTGGTAGTAAACAGATTGTAGGCTTTACTATGGATGGTTCTTTTACGGTCAATAAATGGTGGGTAATCAATCCTTCATTTATCTACAACCGGAACTATAGCCGGACGGTATTAAATGGGCTACATTTACAGGTCAACAGTGATAACTGGCATATCTGGACGATACATCAGTTTAATTTTTCTCCTGGCTGGACTGCTGAGGTCTCCGGGAATTATAGTTCTGCTGTTACTTATTCTCAGTTTCATGAATCCCCAAGCTGGTTTGTGCATGCCGGAATAGGTAAAAAGTTTTGGAAGGATATGGCCAGTATCCGCTTTAACGTTCGTGATGTTTTCTATTCCAGGGTGGATGGACAAAAGTTTAATAATTTAAATGGCATTACCGGATATTCGCGGACGAATTGGGATACCAGGAATTATGCCCTTATATTCAGTTACCGTTTTAGTAAGGGAGCCAAAGTTAACAGCAATGGTGGTAAATCAGCAAACAATGAAAATATTCCACTACGAATTTTATAG